A genome region from Crossiella equi includes the following:
- a CDS encoding phage tail protein — protein MADVGHAYLTLLPSLRGISQVVRDGVREGERAAPALGITAELNTTAFYQQVREATRSGGLPALRILAELASQPAEAAFAALIRRMSSREIDLRVALDNSVGTAVRGLSALGDSSNRATAQFTAMTAAVGAATLRGAVMAAALTQAAGALGALGGAAATASGALLVMPAAALAAAAAVTTLRLGLSGFSDALSASSPAEFAEALGKLSPNAAATAVAVRSMRPAFDGLKLDVQDQLFAGLGTSVRALGGQYLPILRTELTGVAAELNTGARQVSGFMQRWETAADVTLILGNARTAIGNLTGAVAPLLSAFTDVAAVGSTFLPQLTSGAIGAAQSFSEFISTARESGQLAGWISAALDVLRQLGALLGNVFSIVTSVFSAASASGGNMLTVLVGITGQVAEFLESAQGITALQQIFGGLATVAAGLGPIVEAIGQALVTSLAPAVAQIGPMLGEALRSLAPAIAPLGQMLAALAPLLAVAAQAFVSMLVPAVAALAPVVQALAPALSEVVGLLGGALGAAITQLAPVIAALAAVLAPLLSQLGGLMVQAIGESAPALAAFGAALVPIVAQVGGALVQALAAVMPVLGALSTLFSTVLLAALNAVMPVLPVLVGAITQLAQVITTALAAATPVLTEVGTLVGQVLAQAIGGLVPIIPPLAEAFLAVVNALLPLLPIVLQIVTELLPPLITLLTSLMPVIVQGAQLFATLVTAITPLVELIVNLVVPALQGLIAVATTVFGSLAAIVGGAMQVVRGVIETVLGLVTGNWDRAWNGLLTILRGIWTAISGVVRSAVDGVISFVVGLGERILNVFGGAGTWLVQAGRDIINGLINGLKAAWNWVVDWLRSKVSGLINQVMQWLGIRSPSTVFAEIGTQVGAGLALGIENTADVPAAAATEMASRVTRQGAVDLPEVRGTRTVSGSTASTVDAELMRAAVTAGVLAALDQARLRVDGAGVARLVNATNTSNARR, from the coding sequence GTGGCTGATGTCGGGCATGCCTACCTGACGCTTCTCCCGTCCCTGCGGGGAATCTCCCAGGTGGTCCGGGACGGAGTCCGGGAAGGCGAGCGGGCCGCGCCCGCGCTGGGCATCACGGCCGAGCTGAACACCACGGCGTTCTACCAGCAGGTGCGGGAGGCCACCCGCTCAGGTGGCCTGCCCGCCCTGCGCATCCTGGCCGAGCTGGCATCCCAGCCCGCCGAAGCCGCCTTCGCCGCGCTCATCCGCCGGATGTCCTCCCGCGAGATCGACCTCCGGGTAGCACTGGACAACTCGGTGGGCACAGCGGTGCGCGGCCTGTCCGCCCTCGGCGACAGCAGCAATAGGGCCACGGCCCAGTTCACCGCGATGACGGCCGCCGTGGGCGCGGCCACCCTGCGCGGCGCGGTCATGGCCGCCGCCCTGACCCAGGCCGCAGGCGCACTCGGCGCGCTCGGTGGCGCGGCGGCCACCGCCTCCGGCGCACTGCTGGTGATGCCCGCTGCGGCCCTGGCCGCCGCCGCAGCGGTAACCACCCTCCGCCTTGGCTTGTCGGGCTTCTCCGACGCTCTCAGCGCCAGCAGCCCGGCCGAGTTCGCCGAGGCGCTGGGCAAGCTGTCCCCGAACGCGGCGGCAACGGCCGTCGCGGTGCGCAGCATGCGCCCGGCCTTCGACGGCCTCAAGCTCGACGTGCAGGATCAGCTGTTCGCCGGACTCGGCACCAGCGTGCGCGCCCTGGGTGGGCAGTACCTGCCAATCCTGCGCACCGAGCTGACCGGCGTGGCCGCCGAGCTGAACACGGGCGCGCGCCAGGTCTCCGGGTTCATGCAGCGGTGGGAGACGGCCGCTGATGTCACGCTGATCCTGGGCAACGCCCGGACCGCGATCGGCAACCTGACCGGTGCGGTAGCGCCGCTGCTGTCTGCCTTCACCGACGTGGCCGCCGTAGGCAGCACATTCCTGCCCCAGCTCACCTCCGGCGCGATCGGCGCTGCGCAGAGCTTTAGCGAGTTCATCAGCACGGCAAGGGAATCCGGCCAGCTTGCCGGGTGGATCTCGGCTGCGCTGGATGTGCTGCGCCAGCTCGGCGCGTTGCTGGGCAACGTCTTCAGCATCGTCACGTCGGTGTTCTCCGCCGCGTCGGCTTCCGGCGGGAACATGCTGACCGTCCTGGTCGGCATCACCGGCCAGGTAGCGGAGTTCCTGGAATCGGCGCAGGGAATTACTGCGCTGCAACAGATTTTCGGTGGACTGGCGACGGTTGCCGCTGGGCTCGGCCCGATTGTGGAGGCCATCGGTCAGGCGTTGGTGACCTCCCTGGCCCCCGCCGTGGCCCAGATCGGCCCCATGCTGGGGGAGGCGCTGCGCTCCCTGGCCCCGGCTATCGCCCCGCTGGGGCAGATGCTGGCCGCGCTGGCCCCGCTGCTGGCGGTCGCGGCGCAGGCGTTCGTGTCCATGCTGGTGCCCGCCGTGGCCGCCCTGGCTCCGGTGGTGCAGGCGCTGGCCCCCGCGCTGAGCGAGGTCGTCGGCCTGCTCGGCGGGGCGCTCGGCGCAGCGATCACCCAGCTGGCCCCGGTCATTGCCGCCCTGGCCGCGGTTCTGGCCCCGCTGCTGAGTCAGCTCGGCGGCCTGATGGTGCAGGCCATCGGCGAGTCCGCTCCGGCGCTGGCCGCCTTCGGGGCGGCCCTGGTGCCGATCGTGGCGCAGGTCGGTGGCGCGCTGGTGCAGGCGCTGGCCGCCGTCATGCCCGTCCTGGGGGCACTGTCCACCCTGTTCAGCACGGTGTTGCTGGCCGCGCTCAACGCGGTCATGCCCGTGTTGCCGGTGCTGGTCGGTGCGATCACCCAGCTGGCCCAGGTGATCACCACCGCCCTGGCCGCCGCGACACCGGTCCTGACCGAGGTCGGCACCCTGGTGGGCCAGGTACTCGCGCAGGCGATCGGCGGCCTGGTCCCGATCATCCCGCCCTTGGCCGAGGCGTTCCTCGCCGTGGTCAACGCGCTACTTCCGTTGCTGCCCATCGTGTTGCAGATCGTGACCGAGCTGCTGCCCCCGCTGATCACCCTGCTGACCTCCCTCATGCCGGTGATCGTTCAGGGCGCACAGCTGTTCGCCACCCTGGTCACCGCGATCACGCCCCTGGTGGAGCTGATCGTCAACCTGGTGGTGCCCGCCCTACAGGGCCTGATCGCTGTTGCCACAACGGTGTTCGGCTCCCTGGCCGCCATCGTCGGCGGTGCGATGCAGGTGGTACGCGGGGTGATCGAGACCGTCCTCGGCCTGGTCACCGGCAACTGGGACCGGGCCTGGAACGGGCTGCTGACCATCCTGCGGGGCATCTGGACGGCCATCTCCGGCGTGGTGCGCTCAGCGGTCGATGGCGTGATCAGCTTCGTCGTGGGCTTGGGAGAGCGCATCCTCAACGTCTTCGGGGGTGCCGGAACCTGGCTGGTGCAGGCCGGACGCGACATCATCAACGGCCTGATCAACGGACTCAAAGCCGCCTGGAACTGGGTCGTGGACTGGCTCCGCTCCAAGGTCTCCGGCCTGATCAACCAGGTCATGCAATGGCTCGGAATCCGTTCCCCCTCAACGGTGTTCGCCGAGATCGGTACCCAGGTCGGTGCCGGTCTGGCGCTGGGCATCGAGAACACCGCCGACGTCCCGGCCGCAGCGGCAACCGAGATGGCCAGCCGGGTCACCCGCCAGGGCGCGGTGGACCTGCCCGAGGTACGCGGCACCCGCACCGTCTCCGGCTCCACGGCCTCCACTGTGGACGCGGAGCTGATGCGGGCCGCCGTGACCGCCGGAGTCCTGGCCGCCCTGGACCAGGCCCGCCTACGGGTCGACGGCGCGGGCGTGGCCCGCCTGGTCAACGCCACCAACACCAGCAACGCCAGGAGGTGA